One region of Armigeres subalbatus isolate Guangzhou_Male chromosome 3, GZ_Asu_2, whole genome shotgun sequence genomic DNA includes:
- the LOC134222695 gene encoding U11/U12 small nuclear ribonucleoprotein 48 kDa protein-like, whose product MDQRKAKLDEINEFIENTNRSIDNLLSDLGWSREGLLASQKVHKFDKQTLSCTGYKAMSSGKDQIDEPFPESFLPKDHSCSIQFGLSSAQKKNVPQSHKDLITNFSREERLSMYENAVGSTPKHEPLAELHLSFKKRDNHSVLTSLADVAAYRRDIRRRNQKYRLAKNPLSYQEEVRNLIQLQTEALAEYLGESKECATDNKVCETNAKSASINRKQKVRSRSRERKKSRSHERKRSRDEDDRERHTKREHKYRKRSKSRSRSHHRHKSKSKKSKRDRSKERLKHESRH is encoded by the exons ATGGATCAACGCAAGGCAAAGTTAgatgaaataaatgaatttatAGAAAATACGAATAGAAGCATAGACAATCTTCTCTCTGACTTAGGCTGGAGTAGAGAAGGTTTACTGGCAAGCCAGAAAGTTCATAAATTTGACAAACAAACTTTGTCATGCACAGGCTATAAAGCAATGAGCAGTGGTAAAGACCAAATTGACGAGCCATTTCCAGAGTCTTTCCTACCTAAAGATCATTCTTGTTCGATTCAGTTCG GCCTCAGTTCGGCTCAGAAAAAGAACGTCCCGCAAAGTCACAAGGATTTGATAACCAATTTTAGTAGAGAGGAGCGTCTTTCCATGTATGAAAACGCAGTTGGATCGACTCCCAAACATGAACCACTAGCCGAGCTTCATCTAAG CTTCAAAAAGCGGGATAACCACTCGGTGTTGACATCTTTGGCAGACGTTGCAGCTTACCGACGCGACATCCGTCGTCGGAATCAAAAATATCGTTTAGCTAAGAATCCGCTATCATATCAAGAAGAAGTGCGAAATTTAATTCAACTTCAGACAGAAGCATTGGCTGAATACCTTGGAGAATCAAAAGAATGTGCTACTGATAATAAGGTTTGTGAAACCAATGCAAAGTCTGCATCTataaacagaaaacagaaagtAAGAAGCAGATCAAGAGAACGGAAGAAAAGCAGATCACATGAAAGGAAGAGAAGTAGAGATGAAGATGACCGCGAAAGACACACAAAGAGGGAACACAAGTATCGCAAGAGATCAAAATCAAGAAGCAGATCTCACCACAGACATAAATCAAAGTCAAAGAAGTCGAAAAGGGATCGGTCCAAGGAAAGGCTAAAACATGAATCGAGACATTAG
- the LOC134222694 gene encoding 3-oxoacyl-[acyl-carrier-protein] synthase, mitochondrial: MSMLCPRCVKASLFQIVHRKFSAASANYSQEKRRVVVTGLGVVSPVGCSVPRAWKNVLSGVSAIGKLTDVAYEKLPCRVAAQINRDELDVENHFGKSELKTMARATAFALIAAKEALGMAQWTPPEEDIEACQRTGVAIGMGMVDLMDVCETNEALKRGYNRVSPFFVPRILPNMPAGQLSIKYGFRGPNHSVSTACATGAHSIGDAFRFVQRGDADVMVCGGAEACISPLGIAGFCRLRALSTSFNEDPERASRPFDDARDGFVMGEGSATFVLEELNHAKARKAKIIGEVLGYGLSGDASHLTAPREDGTGAMLAMERALKDASISPSDVGYINAHATSTPIGDAIEARSIRTLFKNNWKQLGVSSTKGAHGHLLGAAGNLEGLFTILACRDGKMPPTINLENISTEMQGMNFVANDAQDWLPVDGKRRVALKNSFGFGGTNASLCFAEYRE, from the coding sequence CGAATTATTCACAAGAAAAACGTCGCGTAGTTGTTACCGGACTCGGAGTAGTTTCGCCGGTCGGGTGCAGTGTACCGAGAGCGTGGAAAAATGTCCTCTCCGGAGTGTCCGCTATCGGAAAGCTAACAGATGTTGCTTACGAAAAACTGCCCTGCCGGGTAGCGGCCCAAATCAACCGGGACGAGCTCGACGTAGAGAATCATTTTGGCAAAAGCGAGCTGAAAACGATGGCACGGGCAACGGCATTTGCGTTGATAGCGGCCAAAGAAGCACTTGGGATGGCTCAGTGGACGCCCCCGGAAGAGGATATTGAGGCATGCCAGCGAACGGGTGTTGCCATAGGAATGGGTATGGTAGATCTGATGGATGTGTGTGAAACAAATGAAGCACTGAAAAGAGGCTACAATCGGGTGAGCCCGTTTTTCGTTCCCAGAATTCTCCCAAATATGCCAGCCGGGCAATTGAGTATCAAATATGGATTCCGAGGTCCGAATCATTCTGTTTCAACCGCGTGTGCAACGGGAGCACATTCCATAGGAGATGCATTTAGGTTCGTTCAACGAGGAGATGCCGATGTTATGGTTTGTGGCGGGGCGGAAGCGTGCATCAGTCCTCTGGGAATCGCTGGATTTTGCAGATTACGAGCGTTGAGTACATCATTCAATGAAGATCCTGAGAGAGCCTCACGACCGTTTGACGATGCTCGCGATGGTTTCGTGATGGGAGAAGGCTCGGCGACATTTGTTCTGGAAGAACTGAACCACGCCAAAGCTAGGAAAGCCAAAATCATAGGTGAGGTGCTGGGCTATGGTCTTTCGGGAGACGCTTCCCATTTGACGGCTCCTCGGGAAGATGGCACCGGTGCCATGTTGGCCATGGAAAGAGCATTGAAGGATGCTTCTATTAGCCCGTCTGACGTAGGATACATCAATGCTCATGCGACATCGACGCCCATCGGGGATGCGATCGAAGCAAGATCCATCAGAACTCTGTTTAAGAATAACTGGAAACAATTAGGTGTGTCTTCTACGAAGGGAGCTCACGGTCATCTACTTGGTGCCGCTGGCAATTTAGAAGGTCTGTTCACAATTCTTGCGTGTCGCGACGGTAAAATGCCTCCCACAATCAATTTGGAGAATATTTCGACAGAGATGCAAGGAATGAATTTCGTCGCAAACGATGCTCAAGATTGGTTACCTGTGGACGGCAAAAGGCGagttgctttaaaaaattcgTTTGGATTCGGCGGAACGAATGCTTCGCTGTGTTTTGCGGAGTATAGAGAATGA